Proteins encoded in a region of the Ornithodoros turicata isolate Travis chromosome 3, ASM3712646v1, whole genome shotgun sequence genome:
- the LOC135389784 gene encoding aggrecan core protein-like, with protein MILMEKQEGGPPESGLQKPPRALLRTGRRTSGIRPPKTPRGLPRTGRRTSGSGPIKTLRGLPRTGRRTSGSGPEKALRGLPRTGRRTSGSGPEKALRGLPRTGRRTSGSGPEKALRGLPRTGRRTSGSGPEKLQEVSWDWRKDLRNWASENTNRTLGAQGETTGSWNEGREGEGV; from the exons aacaggaaggaggacctccggaatcaggcctccaaaaacccccaagag ctctactgagaacaggaaggaggacctccggaatcaggcctccaaaaacaccaagag gtctaccgagaacaggaaggaggacctccGGAAGTGGGCCTATAAAAACActaagag gtctaccgagaacaggaaggaggacctccGGAAGTGGGCCTGAAAAAGCActaagag gtctaccgagaacaggaaggaggacctccGGAAGTGGGCCTGAAAAAGCActaagag GTCTACCgagaacaggaaggaggacctccGGAAGTGGGCCTGAAAAAGCActaagag gtctaccgagaacaggaaggaggacctccGGAAGTGGGCCTGAGAAACTCCAAGAG GTATCGTGGGACTGGAGGAAGGATCTTCGAAATTGGGCCTcagagaacaccaatag GACCTTGGGTGCACAGGGTGAAACTACAGGTTCGTGGAATGAAGGACGAGAGGGGGAGGGAGTTTGA
- the LOC135387622 gene encoding uncharacterized protein LOC135387622: MRTEYVCSTEDNPLHSLGAPPSTAGKALMFGVGKELEEGPLKYVLRKHRGGLRTGTRTCVIWCVVLVCNEVGWFLNVLQYGVRHHRTPEIWSLKTPRGEITAEIWPQKTPRGGMVQEKQPQQFGLRKHQELFILQVERDGERLAKLSIRKHRGEMVQEKQPQQFGLRKHQEEKQPWQFGLRKRQEVEWYRKNNRGNLASENAKSKMCFLFCRWNGTGKTTVAIWPQKTPRGGMVQEKQPWQFGLRKRQEVEWYRKNNRGNLASENAKSKMCFLFCRWNGTGKTTVAIWPQKTPRVKCASCSAGGMVQEKQPWQFGLRKRQEVEWYRKNNRGNLASENAKRWNGTGKTTVAIWPRKTPRG; the protein is encoded by the exons ATGCGCACTGAATATGTTTGCAGTACGGAAGACAACCCTCTGCACTCCCTCGGCGCACCTCCCAGCACAGCAGGGAAAGCACTAATGTTTGGAG TTGGAAAGGAACTGGAAGAAGGCCCTTTGAAATATGTCCTCAGGAAACATCGAG GTGGACTGAGAACAGGAACGAGGACCTGTGTGATCTGGTGTGTTGTACTCGTATGTAATGAGGTTGGGTGGTTCCTCAACGTTCTACAATACGGTGTAAGACACCACAGGACCCCCGAAATTTGGTCTctgaaaacaccaagag GGGAAATAACCGctgaaatttggcctcagaaaacaccaagag GTGGAATGGTACAGGAAAAACAACCGCAgcaatttggcctcagaaaacaccaagag CTCTTCATTCTGCAGGTGGAGCGAGACGGAGAACGACTGGCGAAATTGAGCATCAGAAAACacagag GTGAAATGGTACAGGAAAAACAACCGCAgcaatttggcctcagaaaacaccaagag GAAAAACAACCGTGgcaatttggcctcagaaaacgccaagag GTGGAATGGTACAGGAAAAACAACCGTGgcaatttggcctcagaaaacgccaagag TAAAATGTGCTTCTTGTTCTGCAGGTGGAATGGTACAGGAAAAACAACCGTGgcaatttggcctcagaaaacgccaagag GTGGAATGGTACAGGAAAAACAACCGTGgcaatttggcctcagaaaacgccaagag GTGGAATGGTACAGGAAAAACAACCGTGgcaatttggcctcagaaaacgccaagag TAAAATGTGCTTCTTGTTCTGCAGGTGGAATGGTACAGGAAAAACAACCGTGgcaatttggcctcagaaaacgccaagag TAAAATGTGCTTCTTGTTCTGCAGGTGGAATGGTACAGGAAAAACAACCGTGgcaatttggcctcagaaaacgccaagag GTGGAATGGTACAGGAAAAACAACCGTGGCAATTTGGCCTCGGAAAacgccaagag GTGGAATGGTACAGGAAAAACAACCGTGGCAATTTGGCCTCGGAAAacgccaagag GTTGA